tgccttccgctcaggtcatgatctaggggtcctgggattgagtcccatatcgggctccctgcttggcggggagcctgtttccttccctctctgcctgcctctctgcctacttgtgatctctctctctgtcaaataaataaataaaatcttataaaaagaaaaataattgtccACTTATATTGTGTGTGTTATTATGTGTTCTAAGAGTTCTTTTGAGAgctaaaagttttaattttgaagtaaaatttatcaatttttattttgagcCTCTATGTgctctcaaaaaaattatttgccttCCCCAAGATCACAAgttttctcttacattttcttctagaagttttatatcTCTaaatttcacatttagatctatgaTAAAATTGGAATTAATCTTTTCTTTGTATATGATGTGTGGGAAGAGAAGggatgaagtatttttttttttccctttctttccgtAGCGCAATTTGTTGAAAAGGGTATACTCAAAATTACCTTGGCACAttacatttgtcaaaaatcaattgaccatagatATGTGGGTCTTTTTTGGACTCTCCATTTTGTTTCACTAATCAATACGTCTATTCTTTAACAaaaaccacactgtcttgattactgaagCTTTATAGTAAGGCTTGAAATCAGGCTGTGTGTCCTCCCGATTTGTTCTGCTTCAAATTGATTGGGCTCTCTAGGGCCattgcttttccatataaattataaaacacctTCCCAATATCTAAAAATAAGCCTCCTTGGATTATGTTTAGTATTGTTTGGAATCTATATATCAATCTGAGAATAATTTACAATGTAACAGTATTGacttttctaatccatgaacagagtatatttctcaatttatttagatccttttaaatttctctcttcagtgttttttaatttcagtataaaaTTACTGCACATATTAggtagaaatattttgtttttccttttacatgCTATTATAACTtaaggagattttaaaatttatttcaatatcCAGTTGTTCAGtactagtatataaaaatattcagttttgcAAGTTGAGTGTGTATCCAGTGACCCTTCTAAACCTATTAACAAATTCTAGAACATATTTTGTAGATTCTCTTCAATCATATTCATAGATGACTATGATTCTGTGCAAGTAATTATAATCATGTTTCTTCATTTCAAGTCTGAATACCTTTTAGCTTGCTTATCACGTCTTATCACAAGGCTAGGACCTCCCATATAGTGATATATAGGAGTCCTGAGGTTGAACATCTTATCATTCACTACCTTATGGGGAAAACCCTATTCTTCTACTGTTAAGCATACTGTCAGTGATTGGTTTTTGTAGATGTCCTTTATCAAGTTAAGAAAGTTCCCTTTTATAGTTAGATTgctgaaagattttttaaatagatgaatttttcacattcttttattATAACTACTGAGATTGATACATTTTCCTACCACATTGTTTCGATATAGTgaattacaaaattaattttcaaatagtGAATCAGTCTTATATTTCAGGGATAAATAACACTCATTTGCTTTGtatcattctttttaatgtctcTAAATTTGATCTGCTAATGATTTCTTAGAGAATTTTATATCTAAGTTCATGCAAAGATATTGGATCATGGGAaggtgttttttgtgttttttttttaatattgtttttgtattaatctaagttttcttgtaatgtttttgtttggttttgggatcagttGGTCTCACACAATGAGTTGGAAAGTGTCCCCTCATCTTTCATTTTCTGAAGAAGTTTGTGTAAAATTGtcataattctttaaatgtttcatgaATTCACACATGGCTGCCACTTGGGTCTGGAGTTTACTTTGAGGGAGGATTTTAAGCTATAAATTTAATTTGCTTAAAAGATAGGTTATTTTGGTTATCTCCTTTCTGGGTGAGCTTCAGTAGTTTgtgtatttctagaaatttattcatGTCATCTAAGTTTTAAAATCTCTTAACATAATGTTCATGATATTCTGTGATTATCCTTTTAAGACctgcagtttgttttttttttttaacataagggactttattattttttttaagggaattcATACAGCCATTGATTATACAGAGCCACTTCGCAGtacctttttctttccatttcagaaaCTGGAATACACCATGATGAGGAGGAGAATGCTGAAACAAGATTGCTGGCTCATCACCTAGGGTACAGATATACACTTAATTGTTTGAcactttattttgcctttgttgtACACAGCTTAAGCAGGAGCCCGGGGAGGGGAAGATGTGACCCCTGGAGTCTCCTCTTGGTCTTGTTGTGGGAGGGCTAACCCATGTTCTGTCGGTTGCCATAGCCCCTAGGATGGTTGTCCTTCCAGTCATCCCACTCCCGAGCTCTGTGGAGAGGTTGttcatcctcctcatcctcctccttttGTTCCTGATCTTCCTGTTGCTGAGTACTTCTTTTGAGCTCTGCTGGTGGTGTCTTGGCTATGCCCTGATCTGGTAATGCTCCGTATTTCCGATGCTGATCGTACCAGTCATTCACCGTCATAGATGCCAGACTTGGATAACCAGCTCCAAATACTTTGGCTTGGACCACATTCCGTGTGAGAACGAAGGGTTTCATTGGAGGCCTGTCCTGACGAGCTGAATGAGAAGTTGATGCCTCTGGTGAGGAGTCTTTTTCTCTCAGGATCTTCATCTCCTGGTCAATGCTCTCAATCTCTTCTAAGATGATACCAATCCACCTTCGAAGGTGAAGGAGGTAATACTCACGAACACGCTCATCATCTGCTTGACCAGTTTCCACAGCAGATTTCAGcgcagaaattctttttttttttttaaagattttatttatttatttgacagagagagatcacaagtaggcagagaggcaggcagagagataaggggaagcaggctccctgctgtgcagagagccagatagggactcagtcccaggacctgagatgctgacctgaacctaaggcagaggcttcacccaccagccacccaggtgccccatcttttatTCTTGATATTGACAATTTTTACCTACGTTTTCCCCCTGTAGCACATTGACTAGAGCTTTATCAATTTGATTGAACTTCTGAAAGAATTAGTTTTCAGATtcgttggttttattttttgttctttatttttatttcattaaattctgctctttattatttccttccttttgattgCATTagttatagttttatttttgtagtttttaaagaaatagcttAGTTTTGATTGGAAATATTTCTGATACAATTATTTCATATGATTATCTACATGTGCTGCTTTAGCTAAAATGTTCCTAAagtttgatatgttgtatttttttgttgttgttgttgttgtatttttattttgacccACTGCAAAATACTTTGTAGTTCCCCCCATTTGAGTTATGGATTATTTAGGATTGTATTGTTTAAATCCAAATATTTAGGATTTTCCTTTTTGCCATCAATATCTATATCCATTCCATTGTGGCTGGATAGATTACtttgtttaattcttttaacTTGTTAAAGTTTGTCTTATGTCCCACatggtctatcttggtgaaaAGTCTCTGTGTATaatgaaagaatgtgtattctgttcttttgatgtAAAAGTGTTCTTTTGATGTG
This DNA window, taken from Meles meles chromosome 7, mMelMel3.1 paternal haplotype, whole genome shotgun sequence, encodes the following:
- the LOC123947091 gene encoding immunoglobulin-binding protein 1-like, which produces KKKRISALKSAVETGQADDERVREYYLLHLRRWIGIILEEIESIDQEMKILREKDSSPEASTSHSARQDRPPMKPFVLTRNVVQAKVFGAGYPSLASMTVNDWYDQHRKYGALPDQGIAKTPPAELKRSTQQQEDQEQKEEDEEDEQPLHRAREWDDWKDNHPRGYGNRQNMG